A window of the Thermoanaerobaculales bacterium genome harbors these coding sequences:
- a CDS encoding DUF1648 domain-containing protein, protein MRSLPFAALLATGAAGVLLLAYHRQGLPELVASHFGASGVANGWMARDTHVLLAQGLFAVLTALFCFMGWIMARIPARWVNLPNRDFWFAAEREAETRRQLAAWGHSFGAIVNLFLIFAFHLVYRANLSDPVDFDSTTMTMGLVGFIVASLGATIALLWRYRKAG, encoded by the coding sequence ATGCGATCTCTACCCTTCGCCGCCTTGCTCGCCACCGGCGCCGCCGGCGTCCTCCTCCTCGCCTACCACCGCCAAGGGCTGCCCGAGTTGGTGGCGAGCCACTTCGGCGCCTCGGGCGTGGCGAACGGCTGGATGGCGAGGGACACCCACGTCCTGCTCGCCCAGGGCCTGTTCGCCGTCCTGACCGCGCTGTTCTGCTTCATGGGCTGGATCATGGCCCGGATACCGGCGAGATGGGTCAACCTCCCCAACCGGGACTTCTGGTTTGCCGCCGAGCGCGAGGCCGAGACCCGGCGCCAGCTCGCGGCCTGGGGCCACAGCTTCGGCGCGATCGTCAACCTGTTCCTGATCTTCGCCTTCCACCTCGTCTACCGCGCCAACCTGTCCGACCCGGTGGACTTCGACAGCACCACCATGACCATGGGCCTGGTCGGGTTCATCGTCGCCAGCTTGGGCGCGACCATCGCGCTGCTCTGGCGCTACCGCAAGGCCGGCTGA
- a CDS encoding DUF5009 domain-containing protein: MSNAPPPTPAPARVISVDVMRGLTILAMIFVNDIAGVPDTPAWLKHIQPPLADGMTLVDVVFPAFLFIVGLSIPLALRSRRAKGEAAAATVRHVLMRSLSLLVIGVFMVNAEHIASPGLLDENLWNLLAYSGVILLWVRWPGRGPRDTRLQRVLQAVGVVLLIAAALLYRAEGGSGLFQMRPHWWGILGLIGWAYLVATLTYLLVRGRPVLLLAASASLFAFFIALEAGWVEWLHRTAPFGSAGATLGSHGALVLLGAFMGRMYLPEAPRHTPASRAAWGALCAAGFALAGWLLHLPHERVPCLIINKILGTPPWCLLSAAITAACLVAVSLLVDRAPQPLWSKLPELAGKNALLAYILAPVLYAALGGFAELTGTTNLLRLLATPFAVGLARSIAMALLVTGVAAWLARRRITLRI; this comes from the coding sequence ATGAGCAACGCACCGCCCCCGACGCCCGCGCCTGCCCGCGTCATCTCGGTCGACGTCATGCGCGGCCTGACGATCCTTGCGATGATCTTCGTCAACGACATCGCCGGCGTGCCCGACACCCCGGCCTGGCTCAAGCACATCCAGCCTCCGCTCGCCGACGGCATGACCCTGGTCGACGTCGTCTTCCCGGCGTTCCTGTTCATCGTCGGCCTGTCGATCCCGCTCGCCCTGCGCAGCCGCCGGGCCAAGGGCGAGGCGGCGGCCGCGACGGTCCGCCACGTGCTGATGCGCAGCCTGTCGCTGCTGGTCATCGGGGTCTTCATGGTCAACGCCGAGCACATCGCCTCACCAGGCCTGCTCGACGAGAACCTCTGGAACCTGCTCGCCTACTCCGGCGTCATTCTGCTCTGGGTGCGTTGGCCCGGCCGCGGCCCGCGGGACACGCGGCTGCAGCGCGTGCTCCAGGCGGTGGGGGTCGTGCTGTTGATCGCCGCGGCTCTCCTCTACCGGGCCGAGGGCGGCTCCGGCCTGTTCCAGATGCGGCCGCACTGGTGGGGCATCCTGGGCCTGATCGGCTGGGCCTACCTGGTCGCCACCCTCACCTACCTCCTGGTGCGCGGTAGGCCCGTGCTCCTGCTCGCCGCGTCGGCCAGCCTGTTCGCCTTCTTCATTGCGCTCGAGGCTGGCTGGGTCGAGTGGCTCCACCGGACCGCGCCGTTCGGCAGCGCCGGGGCCACCCTCGGGTCGCACGGCGCGCTGGTCCTGCTCGGAGCCTTCATGGGACGCATGTACCTGCCCGAGGCGCCGCGCCACACCCCGGCGTCGCGCGCCGCCTGGGGCGCCCTGTGCGCCGCCGGCTTCGCGCTCGCCGGCTGGCTGCTCCACCTGCCGCACGAGCGGGTCCCGTGCCTGATCATCAACAAGATCCTCGGCACGCCGCCGTGGTGCCTGCTGTCGGCCGCCATCACCGCCGCGTGCCTGGTCGCCGTGTCGCTGCTGGTCGACCGGGCGCCGCAGCCGCTCTGGTCCAAGCTGCCCGAGCTCGCCGGCAAGAACGCGCTGCTCGCCTACATCCTGGCACCGGTCCTCTACGCCGCGCTCGGCGGCTTCGCCGAGCTCACCGGGACCACCAACTTGCTGCGTCTTCTCGCGACGCCGTTCGCCGTCGGCCTCGCCCGGTCGATCGCGATGGCGCTCCTGGTCACCGGCGTCGCCGCCTGGCTCGCCCGCCGCCGGATCACGCTCAGGATCTGA
- a CDS encoding glycoside hydrolase family 9 protein codes for MRARCLMLVTLTGLLTTPAHAAETRRVLTNHIGYETDGPKRAVVQLTDGDELSACTIRDAASDRAVLEIVPVRAGRVDRWRDWAFWTIDFDELRTPGSYIVECVMPDRRLRSFPFAIADDLLESHTISDVIAYFKGQRSDGVKDKADRAVRFEGLQGATIDARGGWYDATGDYGKHLSHLSFSTYFNPQQLPLVPWSLLRSRELLAARADRNFRQYERRMLDEAMVGADYLVRVHRPGGSFYRSVSAPGFEKAPSDRVVAPAMTGFRIKRTQTDTGDHAAIAEPGGADLREYEVGYRAGGGVSIAALAMASTAPVSGDYVSADYLRVAEEAFAYLEQHNLLYTNDGRENIVDDYCALLAATELYRATGKPAYREAAAARARSLGSRLASWQSHRDYWRADDADRPFFHPADAGLPVVALLGWADIAGEPDRQLALAAVRRSLEHELAITAEVANPFGYPRQLVQGTDGRRRPAFFFPHDTETGEWWQGENARLGSLAFAARLAARRFADDPGFAGRLRAYAQRSLDWILGLNPFDACMLDGSGRNNPWYLFFGFWEYTNSPGGICNGITAGMEDELGIDFQLPYEATGGDHDWRWGEQWLPHASWYLAAVAAR; via the coding sequence ATGCGAGCTCGCTGCCTCATGCTTGTCACCTTGACCGGACTGCTGACCACGCCCGCGCACGCGGCCGAAACCCGGCGGGTGCTGACCAACCACATCGGCTACGAGACCGACGGCCCCAAGCGGGCGGTCGTGCAGCTCACCGACGGCGACGAGCTCAGCGCCTGCACGATCCGCGACGCGGCGAGCGACCGGGCGGTGCTCGAGATCGTGCCGGTCCGAGCCGGCCGGGTCGACCGCTGGCGAGACTGGGCGTTCTGGACGATCGACTTCGACGAGCTGCGCACCCCGGGCAGCTACATCGTCGAGTGCGTCATGCCCGACCGGCGCCTGCGCTCGTTCCCGTTCGCCATCGCCGATGACCTGCTGGAGAGCCACACCATCTCGGACGTGATCGCCTACTTCAAGGGCCAGCGCAGCGACGGGGTCAAGGACAAGGCCGATCGCGCCGTCCGCTTCGAGGGCCTCCAGGGCGCGACGATCGACGCCCGCGGCGGCTGGTACGACGCGACCGGCGACTACGGCAAGCACCTCTCCCACCTCTCGTTCTCCACCTACTTCAACCCGCAGCAGCTGCCGCTGGTCCCCTGGTCGCTGCTGAGGAGCCGCGAGCTGCTGGCCGCGCGGGCCGACCGCAACTTCCGGCAGTACGAGCGGCGGATGCTCGACGAGGCGATGGTCGGCGCCGACTACCTGGTGCGGGTGCACCGGCCCGGCGGCTCGTTCTACCGGTCGGTCTCGGCGCCCGGCTTCGAGAAGGCGCCATCGGACCGAGTCGTCGCCCCGGCGATGACCGGTTTCCGGATCAAGCGGACGCAGACCGACACCGGCGACCACGCCGCGATCGCCGAGCCCGGCGGCGCCGACCTCCGCGAGTACGAGGTCGGCTACCGCGCCGGCGGCGGGGTGTCGATCGCCGCCCTGGCGATGGCGAGCACCGCGCCGGTCTCCGGCGACTACGTCAGCGCCGACTACCTGCGGGTCGCCGAGGAGGCCTTCGCCTACCTGGAGCAGCACAACCTGCTCTACACCAATGACGGGCGCGAGAACATCGTCGACGACTACTGCGCGCTGCTGGCCGCGACCGAGCTGTACAGGGCCACCGGCAAGCCGGCCTACCGGGAGGCGGCGGCGGCTCGGGCGCGCAGCCTGGGCTCGCGCCTGGCCTCGTGGCAGTCCCACCGCGACTACTGGCGCGCCGACGACGCGGACCGCCCGTTCTTCCACCCCGCGGACGCCGGCCTGCCGGTGGTGGCGCTCCTGGGCTGGGCCGACATCGCCGGCGAGCCGGACCGGCAGCTCGCGCTGGCGGCCGTCCGGCGCTCGCTCGAGCACGAGCTGGCGATCACCGCTGAGGTCGCCAACCCCTTCGGCTATCCCCGCCAGCTGGTGCAGGGCACGGACGGCCGGCGGCGGCCGGCGTTCTTCTTCCCCCACGACACCGAGACCGGGGAGTGGTGGCAGGGCGAGAACGCCCGCCTCGGATCGCTCGCGTTCGCCGCCAGGCTGGCGGCGCGGCGCTTCGCCGACGATCCGGGCTTCGCCGGCCGGCTCCGCGCCTACGCCCAGCGCAGCCTCGACTGGATCCTCGGGCTGAACCCGTTCGACGCTTGCATGCTCGACGGCTCGGGCCGCAACAACCCCTGGTACCTCTTCTTCGGCTTCTGGGAGTACACCAACAGCCCCGGGGGGATCTGCAACGGGATCACCGCCGGGATGGAGGACGAGCTCGGCATCGACTTCCAGCTTCCCTACGAGGCGACCGGCGGCGACCACGACTGGCGATGGGGCGAGCAGTGGCTGCCCCACGCCTCCTGGTACCTGGCGGCAGTCGCCGCTCGCTGA
- a CDS encoding DUF1579 domain-containing protein — MSMKLRFAAVSIALIAAGTAVAKDPVAISPDQQAYMEACQKAATPGPQHATLARMAGDYTLTVKSYMEPGGEPEVSTASSTRKLILGGRYLEESVRGSVMGQPFEGRGLTGFDNVTGQWWGTWVDSMSTGVMTTRGSWDDAAGVGTFTGEYNDPMTGQAQSSRTVTRRLPNGDEVMEMYMSTPAGEVKAMEILYQRK, encoded by the coding sequence ATGTCCATGAAGCTCCGGTTTGCAGCGGTCTCCATCGCGTTGATCGCCGCCGGCACGGCGGTTGCCAAGGACCCCGTCGCCATCAGCCCCGATCAGCAGGCGTACATGGAGGCGTGCCAGAAAGCTGCGACCCCCGGGCCGCAGCACGCCACCCTGGCAAGGATGGCGGGCGATTACACGCTGACCGTCAAGTCCTACATGGAGCCCGGAGGGGAACCCGAGGTGTCGACCGCGAGCTCGACCCGGAAGCTGATCCTCGGCGGGCGCTACCTCGAGGAGTCGGTGCGCGGCTCGGTGATGGGGCAGCCCTTCGAGGGCCGCGGGCTGACCGGCTTCGACAACGTCACCGGCCAGTGGTGGGGGACCTGGGTCGACTCCATGTCGACCGGGGTCATGACCACCCGCGGCAGCTGGGACGACGCCGCGGGCGTCGGGACATTCACCGGCGAGTACAACGACCCGATGACGGGCCAGGCCCAGAGCAGCCGCACCGTCACCCGCCGGCTGCCCAACGGCGACGAGGTGATGGAGATGTACATGAGCACTCCCGCCGGCGAGGTCAAGGCGATGGAGATCCTCTACCAGCGCAAGTAG
- a CDS encoding DUF5009 domain-containing protein, with product MITLEADVGATGRLRSVDVFRGATMVAMILVNNPGDPATAYWPLQHARWHGWTPTDLVFPFFLFIVGVAIVLALKRRADAGAPVGPLHLKIVRRSAILFGLGLFLSGFPFGLFGARSFGELLEVWRIPGVLQRIAVCYLAVSLLVLHCRVRTLRVLTVVALVGYWAVMTLVPVPGQGAPDIDDPAGHLSGWLDRAVFGDHVWEQAAVYDPEGLLSTIPALATTLFGVFAGLLLGARVEPVERAARLLVAGSALVACGYVWGWFFPINKPIWTSSYAVFTAGLAFCALALCYWLVDIRGERTISGLLVIYGVNAIAVYVGSGVLARTLAVVEVNGVPVKRLIYDALFASWLPPHAASLAYAVAWVAGWFLVLAVMYRRRVFIKI from the coding sequence ATGATCACCCTCGAAGCGGACGTCGGCGCGACCGGCCGGCTGCGCTCGGTGGACGTTTTCCGGGGAGCGACGATGGTCGCCATGATCCTCGTCAACAACCCCGGCGACCCGGCCACGGCCTACTGGCCGCTCCAGCACGCCCGGTGGCACGGCTGGACGCCGACCGACCTGGTCTTCCCGTTCTTCCTGTTCATCGTCGGCGTCGCGATCGTGCTCGCGCTCAAGCGGCGCGCGGACGCCGGGGCGCCGGTGGGGCCGCTGCACCTCAAGATCGTGCGCCGCTCGGCGATCCTGTTCGGGCTCGGCCTGTTCCTGTCCGGCTTCCCGTTCGGGCTCTTCGGCGCGCGCTCGTTCGGCGAGCTGCTCGAGGTCTGGCGGATTCCCGGCGTGCTGCAGCGGATCGCGGTCTGCTATCTGGCCGTCTCGCTGCTCGTCCTCCACTGCCGGGTTCGCACCCTCAGGGTGCTGACCGTCGTCGCGCTCGTCGGTTACTGGGCGGTGATGACCCTCGTGCCGGTGCCGGGGCAGGGAGCTCCGGACATCGATGATCCGGCCGGCCACTTGTCCGGATGGCTCGACCGCGCGGTGTTCGGCGACCACGTGTGGGAGCAGGCCGCGGTCTACGACCCGGAGGGGCTGCTGAGCACCATCCCGGCGCTCGCGACCACCCTGTTCGGGGTCTTCGCCGGGCTGCTGCTGGGCGCCAGGGTCGAGCCGGTCGAACGGGCGGCGCGGCTGCTCGTGGCGGGATCGGCGCTGGTTGCCTGCGGCTACGTCTGGGGCTGGTTCTTCCCGATCAACAAGCCGATCTGGACGAGCTCGTACGCCGTGTTCACCGCCGGCCTCGCGTTCTGCGCGCTGGCGCTGTGCTACTGGCTGGTCGACATCCGCGGCGAGCGCACGATCTCCGGTCTGCTCGTCATCTACGGCGTGAACGCGATCGCGGTCTACGTCGGCAGCGGCGTCCTCGCGAGAACGCTCGCGGTCGTCGAGGTCAATGGCGTGCCGGTCAAGCGGCTCATCTACGACGCGCTGTTCGCCTCCTGGCTGCCGCCCCACGCCGCGTCGCTGGCCTACGCCGTGGCCTGGGTCGCGGGCTGGTTCCTGGTGCTCGCCGTCATGTACCGGCGGCGGGTCTTCATCAAGATATGA
- a CDS encoding TonB-dependent receptor: MSIRSVTPLLGLAILCSAAARGGDDWPPYFVGEVVVVAESDDPTAGPGTVTVLEADDIRRLGAATVADAVQHLAGASMSVGARDEQRIWVRGYEPADVLVLLDGIPIADPYSGEVDLGQVPVGDVARIVLSRGAASPEYGPGGMGGVINIVTVQGAGAAGCSGDLEATGESTVRAHAAAGGAAGKADWYVGVGYESSEGWPLSGDFEPTPYEDGGRRANSDLERWSALARVGYGFGERGRLTATLRLIDSDKGIPFSTERPAGFVRFARFPEWRQSTAALGWEGELGGAATLRAQLYGHRFDNTLDAYTSQDLDELSLESTFNDDVLGGWVVTNTTAGRHALSGALHLREDRHERLEALPGEEAEATERYTVRTGSLSAADRLALGARTALTLTAAVDDYQVASAWRADGLAGGEGSSTLFSPQAEFDVALGRDVAGSIAVYRRSRFPTLRQLYGGDVPNPDLAPQLATGASAGIDWRPGGRGRLAITAYADRVDDLITRRGRDFPYENQDRAELVGLELEARSGWRRVDLGLEAAVQQADFVESAQGLEEVPYVPEAAFDADLGVAVARRGDLRLHWAWVGTRVWYDGADRRELDPYQLLRVSLGWRWRGFALEAALDNALDADVEQEWGYPTAGRRLWVALHVGR; encoded by the coding sequence ATGTCGATTCGCTCCGTCACGCCGCTGCTCGGGCTGGCGATCCTCTGCTCGGCCGCGGCCAGAGGAGGGGACGACTGGCCGCCGTACTTCGTCGGCGAGGTGGTGGTGGTTGCGGAGTCGGACGACCCCACCGCCGGGCCCGGCACGGTCACGGTGCTGGAGGCCGACGACATCCGGAGGCTCGGCGCCGCGACCGTCGCGGATGCGGTCCAGCACCTCGCCGGCGCGTCGATGAGCGTCGGCGCGCGGGACGAGCAGCGGATCTGGGTGCGCGGGTATGAGCCGGCCGATGTCCTGGTCCTGCTCGACGGCATTCCGATCGCCGACCCCTACTCGGGCGAGGTGGACCTCGGCCAGGTGCCGGTCGGCGACGTCGCCCGCATCGTGCTGAGCCGCGGCGCCGCTTCCCCGGAGTACGGGCCGGGCGGCATGGGCGGGGTCATCAACATCGTCACCGTCCAGGGCGCCGGGGCGGCGGGCTGCTCCGGCGACCTCGAGGCCACCGGCGAGTCGACGGTCCGCGCCCACGCCGCGGCCGGCGGCGCGGCGGGCAAAGCCGACTGGTACGTCGGGGTGGGCTACGAGTCGTCCGAGGGCTGGCCGCTGAGCGGCGACTTCGAGCCCACGCCGTACGAGGACGGCGGGCGGCGCGCCAACTCCGACCTCGAGCGCTGGTCGGCGCTGGCGCGCGTGGGTTACGGCTTCGGCGAGCGAGGCCGGCTGACCGCGACCCTGCGGCTGATCGACAGCGACAAGGGCATTCCGTTCTCGACCGAGCGCCCGGCCGGCTTCGTGCGCTTCGCGCGGTTTCCCGAGTGGCGGCAATCGACGGCGGCGCTCGGCTGGGAGGGCGAACTCGGCGGCGCGGCGACGCTCCGCGCCCAGCTCTACGGCCACCGTTTCGACAACACCCTGGATGCCTACACGAGCCAGGATCTCGATGAGCTGAGCCTCGAGTCGACCTTCAACGACGACGTGCTCGGCGGCTGGGTGGTGACGAACACCACGGCCGGCAGGCATGCGCTGTCGGGCGCGCTCCACCTGCGCGAGGACCGCCACGAGCGCCTCGAGGCGCTGCCTGGTGAGGAGGCGGAGGCGACCGAGCGCTACACCGTGCGCACCGGCTCGCTGTCCGCGGCCGACCGGCTGGCGCTCGGCGCCCGCACGGCGCTGACGCTGACCGCGGCCGTCGACGACTACCAGGTCGCCAGCGCCTGGCGCGCGGACGGCCTGGCGGGCGGCGAGGGGTCGTCGACCCTGTTCTCGCCCCAGGCCGAGTTCGATGTGGCTCTCGGACGCGACGTCGCGGGGTCGATCGCGGTCTACCGGCGCAGCCGTTTCCCGACTCTGCGCCAGCTCTACGGCGGCGATGTCCCGAATCCCGATCTCGCGCCGCAGCTCGCCACCGGCGCCAGCGCCGGGATTGACTGGCGGCCCGGCGGCCGCGGCCGGCTCGCGATCACCGCGTACGCCGACCGCGTCGACGATCTCATCACCCGCCGTGGCCGTGACTTTCCCTACGAGAACCAGGACCGGGCCGAGCTCGTCGGCCTCGAGCTCGAGGCCCGCAGCGGCTGGCGACGGGTCGACCTCGGGCTCGAGGCCGCGGTCCAGCAGGCCGACTTTGTCGAGTCCGCCCAGGGGCTGGAGGAGGTCCCCTACGTGCCCGAGGCGGCCTTCGACGCCGACCTGGGCGTCGCGGTCGCGCGGCGCGGCGACCTCAGGCTGCACTGGGCCTGGGTCGGGACGCGGGTGTGGTACGACGGCGCCGACCGCCGCGAGCTCGATCCCTATCAGCTGCTGAGGGTGTCCCTCGGCTGGCGCTGGCGGGGCTTCGCTCTCGAGGCCGCGCTCGACAACGCCCTCGACGCCGATGTCGAGCAGGAGTGGGGCTATCCGACGGCCGGCCGCCGGCTGTGGGTCGCACTGCATGTCGGTCGCTGA